Genomic segment of Pseudomonadota bacterium:
ACGGGCCGCGCGCTTGCCCGAAGCCAGTCGGCGAAGCGCAGCGGCGACACGTTCAGCTACGAGATCTCGCTTGACGATGACGCGCCCGGCGGCACCTACACGGTGGAGGTCGAGGCCCTGGGGCAAGGCGACGAGGTGGTGGCCAGCCGCCGGCTCAGCTTCCCTGTGCGGCTGCGCTGAGTCTCAGGGCGCGGCCGCCTCGTTCAGCGGGGACGGGCGTCGTCGAAGCGATCTGCGAGCTTCATCGCCCCGCGAATGCCCTGGGCCAGCACCCAGCGAAACGGATCGGGAGGCGTTGGGGGCACGAAGCGATTGACGAAGAACTGCCGCGTCAGCTCGGTGTCACGCTCGAGAACGAGGTCGCTGAGCACGTTTCCCGCCATGGTCATGAGCGCCACGCCGTGCCCCACGCAGCCCAGGCTGTAGACGATGCGCCGATCGCTGCCGAGCCAGCCCATGGCCGGGGCGAAATCGAGCGGAACCGACACCGGTCCGCCCCAGTGATGGGTGAATCGCACGCCCCGCAGCGATGGAAAGACGCGCGCCACGTGCGCCCGAAGCGCGGCGGCCGCCGCCTCGTTCTGGTCGCGCCCGAACCCACCCCCGAGGTAGTAGAACGCGTCTCCGCCGCCCATGAGGAGTCGGTTGTCTGGGGTGAGGCGATAGTAGTGGATGAGGGCGCGTGCGTCTTCGATGCCCTCGCGACCGTGCCATCTGATGGGCGCAAGACGAGCGTCGTCGAGAGGCTCGGTGACCACGATGTAGGTGAAGACCGGGAACTGCTTCGACGCGAGCGACGGGAACAGCGATGACCATGCATTGGTTGCCAGAACCACACGTGCGGCCTCGATCTGCGCTTCCTCGGTCTCGACGAGCACCGGTGCGGTGAAGGGTCGCGACACGCGCACAGCGCGAACCGGGACGCCCTCATGAATCTCTGCCCCCGCTTCGCGAGCCAGCCTTCCGAGCGCATGCGCGAGACGGGCCGGATTCACCAATGCGCTATGCGCCTCCCATCGCGCCCCCCGATATGCGGGAGACTCGACGCGCGCTCGCGTTGCCGCCGCGTCGAGCCACTCCACATCGTCGATGCCCGCGCTCCGTGCCGTCGCGATCTCGCTCTGCAGGCGCTTCTCGTAGGCTTTCGAGGTCGCGACCGTGAGCAGACCGCTCATCTCGAAATCGCACTGTACGCCGTCGTCGCGAACAAGACGCTCCACATTTGAGACCGCACGCTTCATGAACGCGTGCGCCTCTCTCGCCCGCTGCTTGCCGAACCGCAGCACCGTGGTCTGCACCGTGAGGCCGAACAAGGTCATGGCAAAGCCCGCGTTTCGACCACTGGCACCGTGACCGATGGCACACCCGTCGAGCACCAGAACCCGAAGGCTCGGCTCGCTGCGACGCAGGGCAAGCGCCGTAGACAGGCCGGCAAATCCGGCGCCGACCACGACCACATCGACCCGATGACGCCCACGCAACGGCGGGGTAGGGGCATCGACGACGCCACAGGTCTCGAGCCAGAAGCTCGGAGGAGGGGGTGGAACAGTCACCCGGAGCCCTTCTGCACCCGCGCCATCGCCTCCCTCCACGGCCGCCCCGACACCCGTGATCATTCGTCGGCGGGCGCACTGTACCAGGTCGCAGCCGCGACGTTGTGAGGTCGCCGCCCATGGCGTGATGGAGCCTGCGCCCCAGGTCTTGCGCCAGGAATCGCGTGGTGGTGACCACCTCGAGACCGTCGGGGGTGGTCTCAATGTCAATGATGCGCCCCAGGGGATTCTTGCGCATCTCGCGATGCGCCTCTGCGTGTAGCAGATTGAGAATCTCGTCGGCGCGCCGCAGCGCCCCCTTGCCGCGAAGCGAGAGGATGCCATCCGCGCGCCTGTGCCGCACGGCGAGGCATCCGGGACAGGTGACGCGGTGGGTTTCAGCCTGCTCGAGCAGCGTCGACGCGCGCGCGTCGTCAAATCGCCAGTGCTTGTCATCGTGAATGGCGTGGCACTGCTGGCAGATGGCGAGACCGTCGACCTCCTTGTGCTTGAACTCGCGCTGTGGGTACAGCTCAGACTCGACATGGGTGACATTTCGGGTAGGTCTGTGCATGATGGGCCGTCTCCTCCACTCACAGTCTACCCGTTCCGGTCGATACCGCCGCGGCCTGCTCTGGTCGGCTTCTCAGCGCGCGCATGCGCTGCCCGGCGCAGATTCGCACGCGGGAGGAATCAGGTGAGGCCTGACGGAAAAAGGGGGCGACCGAATCGCACCCTCAGAGAATGGTGCGCGTGCGACGCTCCCAAAGGGCTGTCCCCGCGGGAAGGCTGAGTGCAATCCGGATTCGGCCAGGGAGGTGAAAGACGATGGCAACCGGCAAGAAACCCGCGGGCAGCGCCCCGGCGAAGAGTACGACCGAGAAGAAGGCCCCCCCCAAGAAGGGCGGCGGCAAGGCGAAAGAGATGTGATCGCCGCACGGGCGAGAACGACGAAGGCGCGACCAAAGTCGCGCCTTCTTGCATTCTGCGCACCGTCCGCAGACCGCGCCCCCGTGGTCGGGTCGCTCGGCTCAGGCTTGATCCGCCAGGCGCACATCGAAGCGCGCCTGCGGCTGAACGGCATCGAGCAGCGCCCGTGTCGCCGCCTGCTGCGAAGCAGGGGCGCCAGCCTTCTCGACGAGCACCACGTGCGCGATGTCATCGTAGCGACGTCCTTGCGCCACCAGCTCCACCAGGGCCGCCTGCAGCGGCGACAGGCTCGGATTGAAGGCCGCGTTCTCGGCGTAGCGCCCGCTCAGCACGGTTGCGTCAGACAGGCGCACCGCCACACCAGACGGGCTGTGACTGTAGGGCGCGTACGACGCGCGCGCCGCCTCGAGAGCCGCGGCATCGAGGGCTTCGTCATCGCCAGACGCGGGGGGGCGCCCTTGGAGCGAATTCATCTGGTGGGTGAGAAGCCCCCCCGTCACGCCCAGGTCGCCCGGCCCGAACGACGCGGGAAGCAGCTCACGAAGCGGCGTGGGCGGGCTGCTGGGGGTGAGTATCATCAGATCGCTCCCCCCGTTCACCTCGTTGAGCCACTGACGGCAGTGCCCGCATGGAGCCGCTGAGACGGCCAGCATCTCGAGGCGCTCCTCCCCGTTTCGAAGCGCATTCGCCACCGTGAACTGCTCGCCGTGAACCGTCTGGTTGAGGGCGTTCCCTCCGAACTCGAGATTGACACCCAGGTAGATGTTGCCGCTCTTTCCGAGGCCCGCCGCCCCCACCTGGTAGTTCGAGATGGGCGGTCGCGCATACTCCCGCGCGACGGGAACCAGGGCCTGCAGCAGCGCGGCGCGATCGATGCCGAGACGGCGCTGCAGCTCGGCCACCTTCTCGGCCGAGATCACGAACGGGTGCTCCGGGAGAAGGGCTTTGAGACGCGCCGTGAGATCAGCGGGCTGCGGTGCGGCAGCGCTCATGAGCGACACCGCCACACCGGCCGTGCCGCCGGCAAGCGCGCACGCCGCGGTGGCTGACCGGGCATGGCTGCCTCCCTGGGCACCCGGACCAGCGCTGCACACGCAGACGGGTCCGCAGGAGCACCGCGCAGCAGACGCGGTGGGTGAAGAGACGCCGCACGATGCACCGCCCGAGATGCGCACCGCATCATCGACAGGCACGTTGCCCTCGTGACCATCTGCTTCGCGGGGTGAGCCGGCTGAACGCGCGCTCGAGACCGATGTCGATGAAGGGGTGCGCTTGATCTGCATGGACGACTGCCTCCAGGCATTGAAACTGGAGCCCCAGCGTACCACACATGACAGGTTCGGTCGAGGGGGGAGGTGTGAACGGGCCGCACAACTCTCATCGAGCTCCCCCTTCCACCGGCATGAGATCGCCCTCCCCATCGACGGCATAGACCTGGGGGGTGAGCGCCATCGGATCTTCGAGCCAGGCATCGAACAGGTCTTCGCCCACAAACTCGAGCCAGGCGTCAAAATCTGCAGAGAACGCAATCAGCACACTGGCGCTCGGCACGACCACGCGCCAGCCGTCTCCGAGCGCGCGCGTGAGCGTCTCGCGACGTTCCTCGAGCAGGAGAAGCGAGGGGGCCAGGCCTTCACCATCCTCGCAGACCACGACGCGCCCCCCGCACGGCGCCCGCGTGACGTCGAAACGGCAAGGCGCAAGTCGGCGCCGCAGGTTCTCGCGCGCCTCGGCCTCGACATCGGCCGCCGCCGTGCGCCACCCCGCGCACTCCGCCCGCGTCACGAAGCGCAGGCCGTCCGGGACGTCGACAGCGAGATAGACGAACAATCCTGGCGCAAGCAATCGCCTCGCCATGACGTCACCGCACACGGCCGCCTGGTCGCCACAAGACGGCGCTTCTGCTTCAGGGGCGAGACCAACGCGCTCTCGCAGGACAGACGTACGAACCACGGGCAGGAGACCCGTTCTCACCGCCTCGAACGAGGCGCTTCCACGGTGCAGGCCATCGAGCCTGCGAATGCCCTCCACCTCGCGGGCGAGCTCGACCGCTCGGGCCTCTGGTCTCACATCCCAGGTGCGCACCAGGTTCTCGAGGGTGACCTCCCAGCCACGCTCTGAAGAAGCGATGCGAAACGGCTGGCTCGGACGCCAGTCCACTCCCATCGAAGGGCGCGAGGTGGCGCGAAGCGCTCGAAGCACCGCGAGCACGGCGGGATGCGGGGCCGGATCGATGCGAAGCCCCCCGAGAAGCGCGTCGACACGCGCGTCCTCGTCGTTCCGCGCAATCGCGTCAGCGGGTCGCTCGTGCTCGATGTGCACCACCGAGTGCGGACCAGCAACGACCCAGCGGCGGCGGACACGGCCGTCACACGCCTGCACCCGCAACCGCGCGGGCGCATCGCCAACCCGGCACGCCTCCCCTTCTCCGTCCACAGCGGCGCTGACAGCCCCCCCATCGTGGCACACCTCGGAGATGCGCACCACGCCACATCCGTCGGGGAGGTGCATGACGAGAGAGGCGTCCTCCCCGTCCTGCTCGTAGCGCCACGCTGCCGGCACGTCGAGGGAGAAATGCCCTTCCGGGCTCGAGAGCCGTCGCGCGGGCACCGCCCTACTTGGTGCCAGCCTTGGTCCCCGCGCTGTCGCCCAGCGCCACCACCACCCAGGTGATGGGAGCACGCAGCTGCTCGCGGGAGAAGGTCGGCAGCATGGGAGGGAGGGCGCTGCGCAACGAGAGATCGGAGTTGATGTTCTGCGTGATGTAGCCCGTGCCATCGGTGGTCGATTCGACGTCGGCGTACTGCCCCACGATGGAACCATTGAGCGTGAACTTGTTCGACCCCTTGTACTTCAGCCTCGGGCGCGGGATGCTCCCCTTGATGGCCCCCGTGGTGGCATCTGGCTGCGCGCCCAGGGCACGGTAGTACGGGTTGTTGCCGTTGCCCGACGTGCTCGACACCTGATTGAGGAAACCGCCATACTGAACGGAGCGGGTCATGCTCATCAGCACACCGTCGACTTTGAGCTCAGCGCTGGTGGTTGACTTCGACGATGACTGATCGCTGAGCAGGATGTAGTTCTGGGCCACGATGCCGAACGACCCGGTAGCCCCCGACATTGGCTTCGTGATGTTCCCCGTGATGCTCACGTTGCCCTCGCGCACGAGCGGCGCCTCGCTGGTGATGGCCGAAGGGTCGCTCGGGTTATAGTTCTTCTTCACGATGGTGCCGTTGGAGTCCTTCACGTTCACCGTTGAGGTGATGAGGTTGCCGCTCGAGTCGACAGAGGCGCACTGGGTGCCGATCTTCGACGGGTCATAGGCGGGCCACACGTACTTGTTGCTCACCGGATCAAGCACGGGCACCTGGGTGATGGCCCCTGAGATGGGATCGTGGGGGAAGAGGTAGTTGCCGCCGATCTTCGTCTCCCCGTCCACGTAGATGCCGCCACCGTTGCGCGTGAGATTGGTCTGATCATCCGGACGGATGAGCACGGGCTGGCCCTGCTGCGGGGTGAGCACGCCGTTCACCATCTTGGCGGGCGTGGCCACCGTGGGCCGATCGCTCGAGGCCGCTGCAACCACAGTGAAGTTCGGAGGCGCGGTGCCCTCGACCTCGACATTGCCGCCGTCGACGTAGAGCATGCCGTTCTTGAACTCGCTCACGGAGTGGCCGTTGGGGTCGAAGACACCGGAGGTGTCGACATCCTTGCCGGAGTAGGCCCCGATCTTGCGCACCGTGACCTTGCTGTTGCCACTGGTGTCGGTGCTGAAGGTTATCTTGACCCGGGCCACGCCGGGCGCCTTGATGGGCGATGACGACGTGTTGTCGAACTCGACATCGGAACCGGTGTTCGTCGATGACGTCACGGCCACCGCCCCCGTGCCGGGCGTGGCGACCTTGATGTACCCCAGCGAGTCCTGCTGGGCGACCTGCGACGCCCAGCCCGCTTTGAGCTGAGGAGCCCCCGTAGCCGAGCTGCACGACGCGTCGGTGGCGGAGTTCTGCACCACATAGCCCGTCATGTAGTCTGCGAGCGCGGGGAGTCCGCGGGTGGTAGACGCAAACGTCGGCGACTTCTGCCCGCCGAAGATCTTGCTCTTGTCGGCGTCAGAGATGTTGGCGTCGGTGAAGCTGAACGCGTCTGGCTGCGTTCCGCTGGGCGAGGTGGGCACCGTGAGATTCTGGTTGGCGTAGAGCTTGGCGGCAAAGCCGGACGAGTTACCGTTGATCTGCACCGAGTTGAGATCGGCCTGCGACGCGAGCACCTTCAGGCTGCCGGCCTTGCTCGCGAACTTGTCGCCGGGGGTGAGCGAACCGTCGGCGCGCATGTTGCCGTTGAGCTTGTAGTCCTTGGGAATGCCCACGGTATCGAGCTCCACGGTGTTGAACAGCTGCTGCAGCAGCCCCTTCTGCGACGCGTCGTTGACCGTGAGGCCGTTGTCTGCATAGCTGTTGTCGCCGTACTGGGCATTGATTCCAGGGGTGGTCCACGAGCGCATGTTCGACTCGTAGAGGGCGAAATCGACCGGGCTCTGGGGGCGGATGCGCACCGTGATGGAGCGCACGGCGGCGGCCTTCCCCATGTTGGGCTTCAGCTTGCCGTTCTCGGTGACGTAGAGCCCGGTGGTGTCTGCCTGGTGGAACACATAGGCAGTGCTCTTGAGCTTGTACTGCGCCGGCTGGCCCTGCATCTTGTTGCTGTTGCTGGCGTCGGGCGTGAGCCGCGAGAACTCGAGATCGAACACCCCGATGAGGTCTGCGGTGAGCTGCACCACAGCGCCGCCCTGAATCGCGGTCGTGAGCGCGCCGATGCTCTCGACGAACACGGGGTAGCCGTTGCTGTCATCGGTGACCGTGGCCGGAACGATGTCGAGGGTGCGGCCCATCCAGCTGATCTTCTTGTTGTTGGCGTCGTCCGCCTGACTCGTGTCGGTGCCCTGGAGGGTGTAGAGCTTATCGGCATAGCCCGTGGCCTTGTCACGCCCCGTGTAGCTGGCCCCGCTGGCATTGTAGGCCGAGGCGGCCCGCCACGCGCCGGGCAGCGACAT
This window contains:
- a CDS encoding FAD-dependent oxidoreductase, whose translation is MITGVGAAVEGGDGAGAEGLRVTVPPPPPSFWLETCGVVDAPTPPLRGRHRVDVVVVGAGFAGLSTALALRRSEPSLRVLVLDGCAIGHGASGRNAGFAMTLFGLTVQTTVLRFGKQRAREAHAFMKRAVSNVERLVRDDGVQCDFEMSGLLTVATSKAYEKRLQSEIATARSAGIDDVEWLDAAATRARVESPAYRGARWEAHSALVNPARLAHALGRLAREAGAEIHEGVPVRAVRVSRPFTAPVLVETEEAQIEAARVVLATNAWSSLFPSLASKQFPVFTYIVVTEPLDDARLAPIRWHGREGIEDARALIHYYRLTPDNRLLMGGGDAFYYLGGGFGRDQNEAAAAALRAHVARVFPSLRGVRFTHHWGGPVSVPLDFAPAMGWLGSDRRIVYSLGCVGHGVALMTMAGNVLSDLVLERDTELTRQFFVNRFVPPTPPDPFRWVLAQGIRGAMKLADRFDDARPR
- a CDS encoding cytidine deaminase, which produces MPGSKIRWRSPPRSMPSMGRAISCRWKGELDESCAARSHLPPRPNLSCVVRWGSSFNAWRQSSMQIKRTPSSTSVSSARSAGSPREADGHEGNVPVDDAVRISGGASCGVSSPTASAARCSCGPVCVCSAGPGAQGGSHARSATAACALAGGTAGVAVSLMSAAAPQPADLTARLKALLPEHPFVISAEKVAELQRRLGIDRAALLQALVPVAREYARPPISNYQVGAAGLGKSGNIYLGVNLEFGGNALNQTVHGEQFTVANALRNGEERLEMLAVSAAPCGHCRQWLNEVNGGSDLMILTPSSPPTPLRELLPASFGPGDLGVTGGLLTHQMNSLQGRPPASGDDEALDAAALEAARASYAPYSHSPSGVAVRLSDATVLSGRYAENAAFNPSLSPLQAALVELVAQGRRYDDIAHVVLVEKAGAPASQQAATRALLDAVQPQARFDVRLADQA